The Selenihalanaerobacter shriftii genome includes the window CGGTTATCATTATAATTAATCAATATAGCTAAATCAAAACAGACACAAAGCATTTTCTTATATGAATATCCATCTGCTTTTGAAGTCAACTCATCTTCATCTAAACTAGTTATTTTGGCTTCAAATTCAATATTATCTGAATTGTTTATCTCATAATACAAAATAGCAGTTTCATCTAATATTTTATCTACCAATTCAGTAAACGTATTTTGAATAGATTCGAACAACTCATTGTTTGAATTAAAAACAGATTTTTCTTCAGATATTACACTATCTAATTCTCTTTTTAGTTCTTGTTTTTCATCAAAAATATCTTGTAAAGTTTTTAAATTATCCAGTTTATTTGATAATTCACTTATTTCATTTTCAATTTCAACTAGTTCTAATTGATACTTTTTAAACTTTGCAAATGAATCTTTTTCTTTTAATACAGATAAAATTTCATTCCGCTCATTATTTAGCTGTTCTAGTCTAGAGAGAACTCCTTCTAATTCTTTGTGTTTTTTTTCTAAATTCTCAATTAAAAAATTACTTCTTTCTTTAGTAATTTTTTTATTAAAATCGACTAATTCATCATAACTTTTTTTAAGTTGGTCAGGAAAATGAACATTTACCTCTTCAAATAATTTATTAATTCTATCTATGTTAAACTCTGTCTGCTTATCTATAGATTCTCTAATTTGAGAAATATCATATTTCAAATTATATTCTTTGGTATTTAATTCAGATATTTCAGTTTCGATTTCTTCAACTAATTCTTTGTTTAAATCTCTCTCCTTAAAATAAAAATCAAAGTTATCAATTTTTTCAGCAACTTCATCTCTTTTTTTCTTTTTAGCATTCATTAAAGTTTTTAATCTATTTAAATCACTCATACTTATTTTTAATTCAGATTCCATTTCTTTAAGCAATTTATCTTTTTCATTTATTTCCTTTTCAATATCATATTTTTTTCTTACTAATTCACCATTAAATCCTAATAACTTTGCTAAAGCAGGCTTCCAAGATCTATCTTTTCCTCTAAATTTAGAAAGTTTAAAAACTTTATCATAATCATATTGTGTTCTTAAAAAGTAAGTTATATATTTTCTGTAATTATAAGGTAAAATCTCATTAAATCCAATTAATTCATTTAATATATTCTTAGGGTTTCTTTCAGGCAATTTTGAAGTCAAAGGCAATTTGCTATAATCCCAATTATCTTCT containing:
- a CDS encoding DUF2326 domain-containing protein, with the translated sequence MKISKIYSNDDKFEDVIFSDGLNVVLGKISNKENLDSDSHNLGKSTLIELIDFMFLKELRKGHFLKDNFSKFEEHIFFMELKIKEAKYVTIKRGVANNTKIYLKIHKNSNQNYVEEDNWDYSKLPLTSKLPERNPKNILNELIGFNEILPYNYRKYITYFLRTQYDYDKVFKLSKFRGKDRSWKPALAKLLGFNGELVRKKYDIEKEINEKDKLLKEMESELKISMSDLNRLKTLMNAKKKKRDEVAEKIDNFDFYFKERDLNKELVEEIETEISELNTKEYNLKYDISQIRESIDKQTEFNIDRINKLFEEVNVHFPDQLKKSYDELVDFNKKITKERSNFLIENLEKKHKELEGVLSRLEQLNNERNEILSVLKEKDSFAKFKKYQLELVEIENEISELSNKLDNLKTLQDIFDEKQELKRELDSVISEEKSVFNSNNELFESIQNTFTELVDKILDETAILYYEINNSDNIEFEAKITSLDEDELTSKADGYSYKKMLCVCFDLAILINYNDNRFFEFAYHDGSFESMSDTKKIRYLDTIRNICEKYNIQYILTVLEDDIPRTSDGKLYNIKENEVCIILDDRENDKGRLFGFSF